In the Mycolicibacter minnesotensis genome, GCGCCCGGTCTCCTCCTGGGAGGCGACCATTCCCGCCAACTTGGCCCAGCGCGGGTCGATCTTGTCGTGATGGTGGTCGGGTTCCGCGGTGGCCAGTGCCGCTCCGCAGTCCGGGCAGAGTCCCGGACAGTCGGGTGCGCACAGCGGGGACAACGGCAAAGCCAATCCGACCGCGTCGACGATGACCTGTTCGAGGTCCACGGTGTCGTCGACGACCCGGCCCATGTCGTCTTCGTCGGTGGTGGCGTCGGTGGCGCTGTCGGGGTAGGCGAACAATTCCGTCAGCTCCACCTCGATGTCACCGGTCACCGGTTGCAGGCAGCGGGCGCATTCGCCGTCGGTGAGCGCTGAGACCACGCCGGTGACCAGGACTCCCTCGGACACCGACTCGACCCGCAGGTCCAGCTCCACTGCGGCGTCCACCGGAATAGCAACCAGATCCAGCCCGATGCGGGCGGGGTTGGTGCGCTGTTCGTGGAGCTGCATCAATGACCCGGGCCGCCGTCCGAGCCGGGAGACGTCGACCACGAACGGCGCAGGCGGCTTTCGCCGCGCTGCCTTCATATCTGCGCCGGAGTGCCTTGCCATGCCGCGATTCTACGCAGCGCTTCAGGTGGCGTTCGCCGGTCAGCGAGTTGCGTAGTCGTGAGTGCCCGCGGCGGTGCGCAGTTGGTGACGGCCGCGGTTGATCGAGCGCAGCGTGCCGTTGAGGAAGTCCTCGAACTCGGCCAGCTTGGCATCGACGTAGATGTCGCATTCACCGCGCATCCGGTCGGCCTCGGCGTGCGCCGAGTCGATGAGCCGGGTGGATTCGGCACGTGCGGATGTCACGACCTCGTTCTGCGAGACCAGCCGCTGCTGTTCCTTGATGCCTTCTTGCACGGCCTTTTCGTAGGCCGCGTTACCGTTCTCGACCAACCGGTCGCATTCGGCCTGCGCGCGGCTGGTTGCGGTCTCGAACTCACGTTTGGCGGTGGCGCTCAGCCGAGCTGCTTCCTCTCGGGCTTCGCCGACCATCCGCTCACTGTGTCCGCGCGCTTCGGCGACCATCCGGTCGGCCTGCCCCTTGGCGTCGGCCAGCAGCCGGTCGGCTTCGGCGCGCGCATGGCTGACCAGCGAGTCCGCTTCGGCGGTGGCCGAGCCGACCATGGACTCGGCGTGCTCCTTGGCCTCGTTGAGCACCGAGTCGCGGGCGTCGAGCACGTCCTGGGCGTCGTCCAGCTCTCCGGGGATGGCGTCGCGGATGTCGTCGATCAACTCCAGGACATCGCCGCGGGGCACCACGCAACCTGCCGTCATCGGCACGCCACGGGCCTCTTCGACAATGGATCCCAGCTCGTCAAGGGCTTCGAACACTCGGTACACGGCAGCACCCTCCAGACATCGTTGTTGTTACTAGTGTGCCCTGTGTTACGTGTGTGACTGTGTTAGTCGCCCGGTGTGTCGGATTCTCGTCCAGGTCACCGGTAGCCTGACCGGTTGAAGTCGGCGATCGGCGAAGGGCGGCCATGACACACGGTTCCGCGGGTACTGCGACATCGGGGCAGGTCCAGCCGGGCTACCCGCACCAGGCCGGCAGTCATCAGGCCGGCGACATCGGCCGACTGTTGCTGCGCTGCCCGGACAGTCACGGCATCATCGCCGCGGTCAGTGCATTTCTGGCCGAAGCTGGAGCCAACATCATCTCGCTCGATCAGCATTCGACCGCGCCCGAAGACGGAACCTTCGTGCAGCGCGCGATCTTTCACCTACCTGGGCTACCGGCCGCCCTCGACGGGCTGCAAGAGCAATTCGGCACCACCGTGGCGCAGCGGTTCGCGATGGACTATCGATTCACCGAGGCGGCCAAACCCAAGCGGGTGGCGATCATGGCCTCCAAGACCGACCACTGCCTGCTGGATCTGCTGTGGCGCAACCGCCGCGGCGAGCTGGAGATGAACGTGGTGATGGTGATCTCCAACCATCCGGAACTGGCCGAGCAGGTGCGCCCGTTCGGGGTGCCGTTCTTCCATATTCCCGCAACCCGCGACATCCGCACCGAGGCCGAGCAGCGTCAGCTCCAGTTGCTCTGCGGCAACGTGGATCTGGTGGTGCTGGCCCGCTACATGCAGATCATCACCGGCGATTTCATCGAGTCGGTGGGATGCCCGCTGATCAACATCCATCATTCCTTTCTGCCGGCGTTCATCGGCGCGGCGCCGTATCAGCGGGCGCGGGAGCGCGGCGTGAAATTGATCGGCGCCACCGCGCACTACGTCACCGACGTGCTCGACGAGGGGCCGATCATCGAACAGGACGTGGTACGGGTGGACCACACCCACACCGTCACCGATCTGGTGCGCTTAGGTGCCGACGTCGAGCGGGCAGTGCTGTCGCGGGCGGTGCAATGGCATTGCCAGGACCGGGTACTGCGGGTGGGCAACGAAACCGTGGTGCTCTAAGCCGCTCGCCCGGTTGACAGCTGTCACGTACGGTGTTGCGCATGCACATGGAGGAACTGTTTCCCGTCGTGCCGACGACCACCGTCGAGGCTCTGGAGATCTTCGACTCCGCAGACCCGGTGGATCCGGAGTTCATGTTCGGCACCTGGCACGGCGCCGAGCTGCCCACCGGTCATCTACTGGACGGCCTGCTGGCCGCCACCGGTTGGTGGGGCAAGCAGTTCGTGAATGCTGAGACCGTGCATCCTCTGCTGTTCCCCACCCGCGACGGATCCGCACTGTGGGCGTTCAATCCGGTGCTGGCCTTCAGCATCCTCGGACCCGCGACCAAGCTTCCAGCCCTGAAGAGGCGCTCGTTTCTCGGACAGCTCAACACCCTGCAACCACTGCTGCGGACCCGCTCGCCTCGGGCTCGGCTGCGCACCACCCGCTACCGCGGAGTCGACAGCGCCACCATGGTCTACGACCAGGCGCCGGTCAACGACGTCTTCCGTCGACTCTCCGATGACGCGGTGATCGGCGCGATGGACCTGCGGGGTTCGGCCTGGCCGTACTTCTTTGTGCTGTACCGCGACGAATCGCTGAAACTGATTTAAC is a window encoding:
- the purU gene encoding formyltetrahydrofolate deformylase; amino-acid sequence: MTHGSAGTATSGQVQPGYPHQAGSHQAGDIGRLLLRCPDSHGIIAAVSAFLAEAGANIISLDQHSTAPEDGTFVQRAIFHLPGLPAALDGLQEQFGTTVAQRFAMDYRFTEAAKPKRVAIMASKTDHCLLDLLWRNRRGELEMNVVMVISNHPELAEQVRPFGVPFFHIPATRDIRTEAEQRQLQLLCGNVDLVVLARYMQIITGDFIESVGCPLINIHHSFLPAFIGAAPYQRARERGVKLIGATAHYVTDVLDEGPIIEQDVVRVDHTHTVTDLVRLGADVERAVLSRAVQWHCQDRVLRVGNETVVL
- a CDS encoding DUF4334 domain-containing protein — protein: MHMEELFPVVPTTTVEALEIFDSADPVDPEFMFGTWHGAELPTGHLLDGLLAATGWWGKQFVNAETVHPLLFPTRDGSALWAFNPVLAFSILGPATKLPALKRRSFLGQLNTLQPLLRTRSPRARLRTTRYRGVDSATMVYDQAPVNDVFRRLSDDAVIGAMDLRGSAWPYFFVLYRDESLKLI
- the sepIVA gene encoding cell division protein SepIVA encodes the protein MYRVFEALDELGSIVEEARGVPMTAGCVVPRGDVLELIDDIRDAIPGELDDAQDVLDARDSVLNEAKEHAESMVGSATAEADSLVSHARAEADRLLADAKGQADRMVAEARGHSERMVGEAREEAARLSATAKREFETATSRAQAECDRLVENGNAAYEKAVQEGIKEQQRLVSQNEVVTSARAESTRLIDSAHAEADRMRGECDIYVDAKLAEFEDFLNGTLRSINRGRHQLRTAAGTHDYATR
- a CDS encoding YceD family protein; translated protein: MARHSGADMKAARRKPPAPFVVDVSRLGRRPGSLMQLHEQRTNPARIGLDLVAIPVDAAVELDLRVESVSEGVLVTGVVSALTDGECARCLQPVTGDIEVELTELFAYPDSATDATTDEDDMGRVVDDTVDLEQVIVDAVGLALPLSPLCAPDCPGLCPDCGAALATAEPDHHHDKIDPRWAKLAGMVASQEETGRSDDGER